A part of Oncorhynchus gorbuscha isolate QuinsamMale2020 ecotype Even-year linkage group LG09, OgorEven_v1.0, whole genome shotgun sequence genomic DNA contains:
- the si:ch211-184m13.4 gene encoding G-protein coupled receptor 183, which yields MSTNFSVDPVDLNTSDTNQMCDVFVYQRTALIIFPIFYSLVFLISVCGNCLVLYVTCQKKQKFNSTSLYLVNLAVSDALFTLALPGRVTYYIRQFDWPFGDLLCRLATMLFFSNTYSGIAFMTCISLDRYLAMVHPHRLQYLRSVKVVRTVCCLVWLLVCLETTPLLFHTMLHDHRGRRTCMEYFTFEGARSTPYLLFLACTVSFCLPLLVIIVCYTRINLKLSRTAKQNPLTGRLGRSQRANNIILLILLTFVLCFSPYHLNIMQFMLRKMLGQPKCDEMRAFKASLQVTVSMMNLNCCLDPVIYFFAIKTYKQRVMSLFKGYLSTPAPFSKTATDNSSSNT from the exons ATGTCTACCAACTTCTCTGTGGACCCGGTGGATTTAAACACCTCTGACACCAACCAGATGTGTGACGTCTTTGTCTACCAGAGAACTGCCTTGATCATCTTCCCAATCTTTTACTCTCTGGTGTTCCTCATCAGTGTCTGTGGCAACTGCCTTGTCCTGTATGTGACCTGTCAGAAGAAGCAGAAGTTCAACTCAACGTCTCTTTACCTGGTCAACTTGGCTGTGTCTGATGCATTGTTCACATTGGCACTGCCAGGGAGAGTCACTTACTACATCAGACAGTTTGACTGGCCATTTGGGGATTTGCTCTGCAGGCTGGCTACTATGTTGTTCTTTTCAAACACATACTccg gAATTGCCTTCATGACATGTATCAGTCTAGACCGGTACCTGGCCATGGTCCACCCCCACCGGCTACAGTACCTGCGGAGTGTCAAAGTGGTGCGAACGGTCTGCTGCCTCGTCTGGCTACTGGTGTGTCTGGAAACCACCCCCCTGCTCTTCCATACCATGCTCCATGACCACAGAGGCCGACGAACCTGCATGGAGTACTTCACCTTTGAGGGTGCTCGCTCCACCCCTTATCTTCTCTTCCTGGCCTGTACGGTTTCCTTCTGTCTCCCCCTACTGGTCATCATTGTGTGTTACACCCGGATCAATCTCAAACTGAGTCGCACGGCCAAACAGAACCCACTGACAGGCCGCTTGGGTCGTAGCCAAAGAGCCAACAatatcatcctcctcatcctcctcacctTCGTCCTGTGCTTCAGCCCCTACCACCTCAACATCATGCAGTTCATGCTGAGGAAGATGCTGGGCCAGCCCAAGTGTGACGAGATGCGGGCATTCAAGGCTTCCCTACAG GTGACTGTCTCCATGATGAACCTTAACTGTTGTCTGGACCCTGTCATCTACTTCTTTGCCATTAAGACGTACAAGCAGAGGGTGATGAGTCTGTTCAAGGGCTACCTTTCTACCCCTGCTCCTTTCTCCAAAACCGCCACCGACAACAGTAGCAGCAACACCTAA